A window of Gossypium raimondii isolate GPD5lz chromosome 7, ASM2569854v1, whole genome shotgun sequence genomic DNA:
CCTGTGCAATGCACTAATTGATGGtatgtattaataaaatatattgtaattttatttcgctttaattgatatttatcatTGTGCTTATAAATTAAACGTAAATTTTCCACAATGCTTTAACTCTATATTAAAGTTTGTCACTTTACatatatttgattgaattttgtctctaaagtttaatttttttattgaaagtttctactcaattttaattttaaataacttgaaaagaatttaataattttttatattttatcttaatatttaacatcaataagtaaaacaatataatgtcaatattaatataaacggttattttataaaaataaatataattttacatacacatatattatttttcaagtatttatttcattaattaaaaaattctaagttaatttattaatttttgatattttataaaataacttattattaactattgaaagttttattattaaaatttgttttcaaatttttaaaattaatattgagtgatagagtttaattaaaaaagaaagttggtggcaaaaattaattaaatttaaagtttagtggtaaaattcaataacataaaaatttagtgtcaaatttacttatattaagaaaaaacaATGGCAAATATCAATAAAATGAAGTATAGTGgctaatttcaatatttatctatagtttaaaagaaattatttgaatttttaaaatagtatggtaaaataattttgtaaagtattttaaaacataattatcataccggttgttttaattttttagataatttggtaaaagttaattgcattttaattattaaatagtatggcaatttaaatagttttagtAAAAAATCGGAAGTTATTTGGTACACTACCAGTGGAATAAAAGAAATACCTATAGAAGTATAGTAAACAATTTTTAAGGTTGTTtgtggaataaaataaaataaaaactcacacattttaatataattattcctcattattttgaatttattttaaataagtaattgaaattaataaattttacttataatgtTGATTAATAAATAGAAAGTCTTTCATTAACATTATCAGTAGTatataaattagtataataatattaaaatataacgctgataatataaaattctttcatttatataataatCACATACCcgtatttgttaaataatttaatatacattatataCACATAATACgtgtactaattaaatttatataaatttattacgagttaatttattatatatatttggactATCTAATTATTCATGTTGTGTTGGGTtgtattttaactatttttcttatatttgtattatttaaattatttatttgtagggatccattagaaatatttaaaggGTTTCACAAATTATATAGTTATTTTAGGTTTTGATTTatcaatttattgtattttatttgaatatatttctaaatttatttgcataaatattaaaatataatcagaTTTTGTCGCACCccataaaggaaatattttatctttaaaatattttctttaaaatttatttaataatgaatataggtggaGTGGTAATAAACTTGTACTTTAATGTTATGAACACATGTTTAATATCTggatttgtaattttaatttttatatttaaaaattatataaatttatgaaaagtaaaaatgacatcataataatattaattataacttaaaagggatatttttataatttcataattgcTAAAGTGCATTATAAATAGTatagataattatttaaaataattataagataaatttagttataattaATGGTTGACATCTCAAGCAAATTGGGGTGTAAAATCtagttattataattttaagattatcttctattaatttaaaaatagattataactttaaaatattattttctattaatttaaaaaaatggatatATAGATAGACTGTGTTTTTACCATGTGTCGATAGGATAAGCATGTTACATGTCAAAAAAATAGGTTGTCATGTCAATTGGAACCCTAGAATTAGACTTGTTCATGGTAGGACTACTCGCCCCAAATTTGGAAGGGcttgaacaaaaatattaggccaaaaaaatggatttgggcaaaaaaattaagctcatttgaaatatatatatatatatatatatatctcaaaaaatttaactattgaagtgttaaaatattaattataagaaaatatatggcagggtttaaaaatactttaattttacactAATGTAATATGGGAGGGATCCACTTATACAACTAGTAGTTTTATACCTTTTGTATctattctttaaatttcatatttcattcatatatatatcatgtcaaatttgacatagattaattttttaaaattatttatgttatattaaaaactttcaaccgttgaataaatattaatatatatacataatattttagaatattatggtagatattgaattgattcaaaatttacatgcatTATAAGTACAATTATATGCATTCCACGATATGCTACGTCAACGAAATTTGcaaatgttaacttttcaattcattttaggGTGATTTGACAGACAATAcaagttcaaaagttaaaagtgaagaaaattaaaaagttaaatgaGTCATTATggtatacatatttataatgGATCGTAGAAGAATCCAATTAATTAATGCATgccaatatatataatatcaatcaTGCaagtaatataaataaatgaagttaAGGTTGGGATTCAAATGATGCATATGAATGTTTGTAAGCTAAGGATatgccctttttttttttgtctaaatgcACTTAGCCACAATATTAACAGTGATTTATGAGTCAGGGGGTgtgtggtggtggtggtgataAGGTCCcccaaaatcaattttagtaataattatatattgtaAAGAAACAGTCGCATTATGGGTCAAGTCCAAATTCTTCCATCCTAATAATTGCATGCATCCTATGCTAAATTacttttagattaaaaatagaaaagcatAACCCCACTAGTCtaggttttatattttagatgCTTACTATCTAGTattgagaaatttcaaaatagaaccGAATCGAATCAAGTGGATGAGAAATTGATTATGGTATCAGTTTAGAATAAAAGATtagattggttaatttatgaacGGGTTGAATCGGCCgatcaaataaattgaaatgattttctctattttcagtttataattttattttttaataatttattcaattacaccGAAAAAACTGATTGGATTGAGAATCAATAGTTTGAATGGTTCGACAATCGATCCACTTTTGAAAGCTATAAGAATTTCAAGATGAGATAGATGAAGCTAAGATCAACATTTCTTGAGATATTCATCTATGAGCCAGAagcttaaatattattttggttaGATTCATTACTTTTTGTTGAAGGCGGAGCAACTCCTCAAGAGAAGTCTGTAGAGTGTCATCCTTGGGGACACCGATGTGGTTCCTCAATAATGGAAAGTATTGTCCCTTGGAGAGGGTTTTGTGCCCATTTGTAGAGAGCCGTGTACAGTTCACGGAGGAGGCGCCTTGATTGTAAGTGGATGTATAACCACCCACCAAAAGGCAACATGGGTGTCTCGCCTTTTGTGGGATTCGAACCCTTGACCTATCGTACATAGGTACCATATATCCCAATAGATGACCTATATTCCATAGGTCAGGGGTTTGAATCCCACCAAAGGCGAGACGCTCATGTCGCCTCTTGTTGGGTGGTCGTACGTCTACGTACAGTTGAGGCGCCCTCTTCCATGAACCATACACGACTATCCGTGGATGAGAGACAAAGCCCTCCCCCAGGGGACAATACCTTCCATTGTTGAGGGATCGGGTTAGCATTCCCAATGATGACACTTTGAAGATTTCTCCTGGAGAAGTTAATCCCCCTCAACAGatttacaatttttaagttaaaaaatgaAGTTGCataatattcatttaatttaattagttagaCCCTGAGAGGTTTagaaagcataaaaaatattaaattatggcACATCAGCGGTggtttgaaaacaaaattatataataaatatatatattttaaaaagaaacaaattgaaTGGTAAAGTACAAATGTTGAAAATCATAAAAGCTTAGGgttaaaatcttattatgtgtatatttttttaaaaactgtatataaagatataaaatgataataataaaacactctcaaaataaacaatttactttgtaaaataagagtatttttgttattatcgAATTAAATGATGTTTGATCAATTCGTGACATTAACCTAGTCAAATGCTTAATATATGGTACATATAATCATAtaagaaaaggttaaaatatgcttctAGTCCATGTACTCTTACATTGAAATTCAGTCCTTCTATTtttcaaatctcaaaatttagattcaattgttatcactattaaaatttcttttgttaaattagttaatgtgatatttttaaataaaaatacttaataatcatgtaatcaaaaaatgaaattgctataaacttaaatttaactgAAAAATTGAGCGATATCAACGGCTGAACTTACAATCTCAAATCTAAAATTCCTGATATAAATAAccataacaaaagaaaaaaacttattGATGGGACCATTCTATTATTGGACATATGAGTGTATCTGCTGAAACATGGGGCCGAACCAGGGAGCAGAATCACAGAAGCCTAAATTGCCACGTGGTCCTCTCAAAATAcatctcttattttattcttaaaaataatgtgaagttaaaatatatatatatatatatataattccttTTTACATggatattaaaaatttatcccTCTCTATAAATACTACTCTCATCCCATTCTTCATCAcccaaaatcaagaaaaaaaaaataccaaaagattCCAATGGCTGATTTCTCAGAGCAAAGTTATAGGCAACCATTTCCTTTCTTGGATATTGATCCTACCATGGAATCACTTACCCAATTTGCTGAGTTAAACCCCCAAAGTTTCATATTAGACAATTCAGCCTTCAATTTCCAGACCTTCTTCCCTCTCTCCATTAATGACAGCTTGTTCAGTAACCAAGCATCTCAAGGAGAAACCATGTCTGGTTTTATCCATAATAGCAACCAAAGTTCAGTGTCTGCTCAGCCCATTTTCAGTGCTAAAACTGAAGTGGAGGAGATTAGCAACAAGAGAAAAGCATTGGATATATTAGAGAGTAGTTCTGGgaactcatcatcatcatctcctCAGGTTTCTGAAACTGGGATCAAGAGAAGAAATGTATGTGTTTtgttcaaactttttttcttttaaaagttttataataaaaattggaTTCAcctatatattatttcaaagagtaaaataaatttttattaaaaatttcatatatttttactattaaaaatccATCTCAGCATATCAACATGACCGTCTTTTAACGgtataaatggatgaaatttaaaaaaatatatcaatttattctttacaaattattttaaataaatagaacagaATACAATCATTCTAAATAACGAGACTTCCactgtacttttatttctattttttttttatggctTTTGAAGGGTAAATCCAACTTTGTTTGATTTGGTATGATTGCAGAATTCAGGAAGAGGGAAAAGAGCAAAAAGTAATGAGAAGGAAATGGAGAAACCTAAAGAAGTGGTTCATGTCAGAGCTAGAAGAGGTCAAGCTACTGACAGTCACAGTTTGGCAGAAAgggtatatacatacatacatctttatttgattgatttagCTATGCCAACTTATTGAAAACGATGTATATTTCTGTCAACCATCAGGTCAGAAGAGGGAAAATAAATGAGAGATTAAGATGCTTGCAAGACATTGTTCCAGGCTGCTACAAGGTAAAATGGCTTTTTCTTAAAGTACTGAAAGTAGCAAAAACGACGAAGTTTTCACTTACATTTTTCAATGGTGGTTGATAATATGTGCAGACCATGGGCATGGCATTAATGCTAGATGAGATAATCAATTATGTGCAGTCCTTGCAGAATCAAGTTGAGGTGAGTTTGtaacatatatacacatgtatatatatatgtatgcatggTTATATGGATTGTATATGGACATGTTGGTAAAGCTTTAACCCTAATTTACTATTTGGAAATGTTGTAGTTTCTTTCAATGAAGTTGACGGCAGCTAGCACATATTATGACTTCAACTCAGAGTCAGATGCCATGGAAAGAATGCAGGTGCTTTCCCAACTCAgaattatacatatacatgtacatagACATAGACATAGACATAGACATATACATATAAGCTCAAAAAGCTTATGGTTTGTAATGTGTAAAATGGCATTTCAGAGGGGAAAAGCAGAGGAGGCAAAGGAGCTTGAAAGATTGATGAGAGAAGGATATGTTGGAATTGGAGGAGTAGCTTGTTTCCACTCATCATCAACATATGGTCCTCTTTGACTTGAAAATCTAATTGGCTTACAACACATGATCATGAAGATGCTCTAGTTTTCAACACTTTTTCaagtttaaaagtatataaaaatgtaCCCCACTGCTTCTTCACGATGTGCCTACCAtaagtgaaaaatattttatactttgtACTTTATTTCCCATCACAATGCATTAATGGAATTGTATTATGTATTTACAAGAGATTAACATAAAAGTACACATTTCTTCAATTCCTCTTCTGCTTTCTACTTAATTTCCATTGATTAAATCCAGTTAATTTTCTTAGTTGAGCAATATCATCCAAAGCTTAATAAAGCATCATTCAACGTGTGCAGTAAAGATGATCAAAGTGAGAACTAGATTAAAATAAGTTACAAATGTACCTAATGCACTTGTTCAGCTAGGGAATCATTTTCAACCTCCTACTCCCTCGGATGGCTTTTACTTTTCCACtttgtttaatgtttataataCTCCTAGTAGTTTGGACCCTTTATTATTTGTTGAAAAGCAAAGGTGTATTATTTACCAAACTTGACtcttatcatatatatatatatatatatatatatatatataatatgttgaACTTGGATTAAGTGACAAGTAAAGATAAAAGTagaaatagataataaaaaattagttacGTAGTTCGGAATCTTCTTACATTTGTGAGACTTTATTTAAAGAGTTAATCCACTTCAATTAAATACAAACGATAATTTAAGTTTTACAAACTCGCCATGCAACACCTATATTCTAACCTCCTTTAAAGCTTCCCCATAAAAATTTAGGTGTAAATTAAGTGACGTATTTTCTTATTTACCATTTTTGCACTCAAAAGATAGTTCCTAAAGTGAGAATGGTAAAATTCTCTAAGTATTTTTTAGCTAATACAAGCCAattatgtgtgtatatatagatTTATCAGCCTCGATAAATTACAGTCACATTTCCCATAAGTAGCAATATAAAAAGTCTTCAATTATTAAAGAGTATCTTAATCAATACATCCAAAAATCGATATGGTCTGATGTACTCAATCATAAATAAACCATAACCAATTTCTAGTCATCACAAACAAAAGCTGATACagttttggataaaaaaaattaccaaattaaacaaaaacaaatccaGTTATACCTCAAATTGCAATAACTTTGTTTGGTTTTAATAAAACGATAAAAATGACAGCAGAAGAGACAAAAATCCATTTGGACTTTGAAGACACTAAGCTTAAAATGAATAACAACTTTTGTTACATCAGCACCTTTCTGAATAGACTTCACTTGCCCTTAAGACAATAGTTTAATGACAAACTTAGGAAAAATCAGTTGTGAAGAAAAAGCagacaaatgaacaaaaaagagTGAGACAAGAGTTTTCATGCATcccatattattaaattaaccaaAACTTAAGACACTGTAGTTTTGCCTGTATATTAATGGTTTAAATGGATATAAGTAAATATTGACTCTTTTGACTTCATAGCCCCACATTGTCATCTCAAAAGCTTGAGTAAAAGACATATAACCTTGACATTTTTAAAAGCAAGAAGCATTACATGTTGCTTGCCATCAACATGTTTAGTTGTAAATTAAACTACTTCATGTTTCTTCCCAAATCAAACTAAATCATTTAAACTTGAGTTCTATTACAACATTCAtgatttttatacattaatctctttcattattttcaattttaacacCATTTGTTTTctgttaattatgttaaataatttgaCCATGCTTATTTTTACtagtagtatatatatttttattttctatacaattggaaaaatattataacctttctttttggttaaaatatgctattagTTCTTCTACTTTtatagaatttgagatttagtccttatattttaaaagttaaaaattcaattttaaaccctaatcttactttttcaatttaaaagttCTAGTCTAATAATTACCATAGTCGgttgtttctattaaaatttatcaactttacatgtttatttttcatcaatcatATGACATGGCATATGAGGGTAGCTTAATCAACAtgtcaaattgacaaattttgatagaaaatactAACGATTTTAATGATTGGACTgagatttttaaatcaaaacagTGGGAGGActtaatttctaacttttaaGTATATGaaccaaatatcaaattttgccaaagtacaaggactaatagtatattttaaccttttattttatctttttaaatatacaaattaaaaagtttggtTAGATATACAAAAATCTCAAGGTGAATTATTTGACAGAACTAACAACAGAAAGTTAGTGTGAGATCTAGAAATACACACATTTCGAAAAATAGagaacataaaattataaaaaatatagtaaagAGATAAATtcgtaaaaatatatagtaCAAGGACTTTCTCTACAATTTAACTAAACACAAATGTGTACTATAAACATATACCATAAAGACCGGTTTGTTCATCATTGTGGATAAGCTAGCTAGCTTGAAAGAACAAgttctaaaaaaaaatcctacttgtctataaaattatattcagaAACTGATTATTCTAATTTGACACACCAACAATTTAGTGGTGTGTCCCATGAAACAATAAGATTTTGATGCAAATAGGTCTACAATTAGAGAGGCAATAAGTTGTACTTGGAAAGACAGTGAAAACCATGGCCAATTTGTCTAATACATGCTGAATGGATCCCACAAAATAGAAGCATACATAAAATCTAATGGATGTTGCCAATTCATTAAGTGAATGATTGGAGTAAACAAGTTTGATGTATAGGAGGGGGAAACAacttttagttatttatttgtagttatattttgttttgtagtgcaaaataaaaagagaagagGGGGCAGATGCAATGCATTCAAGAAATTGAGGGTGCAATAAGGAGAGGAAGACAGCTTGAAATGGGCCATGTAATGCCCCCAAGAGGATGGGCAACGTGGGGGTTCTAGGACCTCTTTGAATGATACTTGATAAGGGCTTGTTAACCTTTTAAAGCCACTTTTATTACCTCTTTAGACCAAGTCTTTTGCTTGTGGGTGAAAGTGTCATAAACGTCCTTGTACTAGGATTGAATTACATTTTGTCCCCTCTACTAAAAAAGACAAATTAGTCCTTgcacattagatcaaagagcaaattgatctttctgttaaaaaactcatccatttctattgataaaatttgatctCTATACGTCAGCATGTCACTGTCTAGTTGTTTCGTTAGCcacaccaatttttaacagaaaggactaatttgctttttgatctaatgtacaaggactaatttgctcattttttaagtagagaaaacaaaatacaatttaactcctaatacAGGGACATCCATAATAATTTTACCTTATGTGTTGGATCTAACATGCATGAACAAGGAAAAAGTCGCCTCAAATTGGAAAATCGCATTGTAACTAAAAGGATAGGTTTTGATGTAGGTTTAGGGTCACATATTAGGTAGATGAGAAGAGGTAACCACTTGGGGCAAGTTCAAGGATCCAAGTACAGTAGACTTAGTTAGTGGAGGAGGTGGTTAGCTAGTCATGCTTCTTATTAACTCCCACTACTATAGAAAAAATGGCATTGAATCTTCTTGCATGCATGCTTCTATATCTTTGTTTTAAGCATTCAAAACCTAAAGCTCAACACCAAAAAGTTGATCCCAAAGTACCTTTATCAACATTTTTTCAACTACTTTAGCGGGAGTTTTTTGAGGAGGGGAGAACATAAAAcaataacattataaatttcaatgttATTCATGAATGAATTATGATACCAATTCagtaaaaggtaaaaatttaattgaccGGTGAACTTATATTAGTTGAATCAATAGTTAGATCGAGATGCAAAACCGATTTACTGATGGTTGAactgaattttatatttttttaattgttttaattttttttaaatagattaaattaatcGAACTAAAAATAGTGATTTAATCCGATTCACCCACCTATccaatttcaaaaacattaataaacCCATGGCATAAAGGAATTAAAGACCATTggtgaaaggaaaaaaaagagaggcaaTTATTGCAAATCCAATTATAAAATTCCTCAAtctcaaaaaaattatgtaaagcCAAATCATACAATAAAGATGATGCACTATATATCGTGTTTCATGTAAGAGGATCTTCATATTAGGATTTGGTCTAACTTTACGTTAAATTATGTGAACCCTAAACctacaaaaacatataatataatatatgttaaggatcaattatatttgtaaataaaagttatactttacatatattataattgtaaacaaaaacatatattataatttttaggttgaattttactattagtccctgtattttGTGAAAACTATGgatttagtccctgtattttaatttgatcaattttaatgcatatacttttcaaattttgaaattagaatcCTAACCCAATAGTAGCAGTTAAATgcatttggttaaattcaattactagtcctTTACTATGTGTATAGTTgtaaatttagtccaaattctccaattggatcattctaagtccctatatgttttcaaaatttaaaaacccaaTCTTGAAGCAAATGACGGTCGCTAATCCACTCACtaaatttttagtgagtaatatgtaaaaaaaac
This region includes:
- the LOC105770514 gene encoding transcription factor BEE 1, which gives rise to MADFSEQSYRQPFPFLDIDPTMESLTQFAELNPQSFILDNSAFNFQTFFPLSINDSLFSNQASQGETMSGFIHNSNQSSVSAQPIFSAKTEVEEISNKRKALDILESSSGNSSSSSPQVSETGIKRRNNSGRGKRAKSNEKEMEKPKEVVHVRARRGQATDSHSLAERVRRGKINERLRCLQDIVPGCYKTMGMALMLDEIINYVQSLQNQVEFLSMKLTAASTYYDFNSESDAMERMQRGKAEEAKELERLMREGYVGIGGVACFHSSSTYGPL